The following nucleotide sequence is from Solidesulfovibrio carbinolicus.
AGCCCAGTTTCTGGCAGGACTACAAGTTTCTCAATCCCGTGACCCGTCAGATCGAACCCAAGTCCATGTACCTGGAAAAGGTCGATGACATGCTGGTGGGCTGCGGCATCTACAAGCCGGCCTAACAGGCCCTTGCCTTTCCCCATGTTCGGGAGGACGCCAATGAACGGTTTGTCCGTCGGCACGAGAATCATGACGGCGTTTCTGGTGATGGCGGCCATTGCCCTGGCTGTCGGCGCCGTGGGCTGGAGGGGGTTGTCGCGGACATCTGGCTCCATGGACGACATCGTGGCCAGGCGTTTGCCGGCCATCCCGGCGCTCATGCGCGTCGGCGCGGGCCTGCGCGAAATCATCATCGCCCAGCGCACCCTGCTCATTCCCGGCATTGACAAGGCCGTGGCCGCCGAACAGGGGCGCGTCATGGACAAGGCTCGCGAGACCATGGCCCGGGCCATGGCCGAGGCGGTCGAACTGGCCGACGCCCCGGCCGAGCGGCAGCGCCTGGACGCCTTGCGCACCGTGCTCGACGCCGCGCAGAAGGGCAACGACGCCTTGCTGGGCAAAATTCGGGAATGGGAAAAGGATAAGAGCGACATCCTGGCCATGATGGACGTGCTGGCCACGGCAACCGATCTGCGCGCCGTCCAGGCTGCGGTCCTAACGGCCCTGGACGAGGCCATCGCCGCCGCCGTGGCCGAATCCCGGCAAGTGGTGGACGCGGCCGAAAGCGTGGCCGCCGCCAGCACCCGCAACATCCTCATCGGCATGGCCGCTGGCGCGCTTCTGGCCCTGGGCTTCGGCGCGGCCCTGACCCGCATGATTACCCGCCCTCTGGCCGCCGCCGTCACCTTTGCCGACAACATCAGCCGGGGCAATCTGGACGGCCCGCCGCCCCGGCGCGGCTGCGGCGAACTAGCCACCCTCGGCCTGGCCCTGACCCGCATGGCCGGCGAGATCCGCCGCCTCTTGGGCGAGGCCCGGCAAAAGACCGACGAGGCCGACGCCGCCGCCCAAAAGGCCCGACACGCTGCCCAGGCCGTGGAAGAAGCCCGCAAGGGCTCGGTCGAGGCGACCCGGCGCGGCATCGCCCAGGCCGCTTCGGAAATCGAGCAGGTGGTGGCCGTGGTCACCTCGGCCTCGGAGCAGCTCGCCCGGCAAGTCGAGCTGACCCGC
It contains:
- a CDS encoding methyl-accepting chemotaxis protein gives rise to the protein MNGLSVGTRIMTAFLVMAAIALAVGAVGWRGLSRTSGSMDDIVARRLPAIPALMRVGAGLREIIIAQRTLLIPGIDKAVAAEQGRVMDKARETMARAMAEAVELADAPAERQRLDALRTVLDAAQKGNDALLGKIREWEKDKSDILAMMDVLATATDLRAVQAAVLTALDEAIAAAVAESRQVVDAAESVAAASTRNILIGMAAGALLALGFGAALTRMITRPLAAAVTFADNISRGNLDGPPPRRGCGELATLGLALTRMAGEIRRLLGEARQKTDEADAAAQKARHAAQAVEEARKGSVEATRRGIAQAASEIEQVVAVVTSASEQLARQVELTRQGMEKQSRSLSGTESAMDVMSHTIAGVAENASVAARTAEDARSKALEGENVVGEVVSGIDKAQKLALGLKQDMAALGGHAEGIGRVIGVISEIADQTNLLALNAAIEAARAGDAGRGFAVVADEVRKLAEKTMVATREVDVAVRDIQAGARTTIDGVDQAVAAIDASTNLAAASGRTLADIVALIERASQQVQAIAEASRKEAAEGEEIDQAVRELAGISQETAEAMGQASRAVGELAGQAHVLQQLVENMQRTG